The genomic stretch TACCTGGGCTTTGCTGTATATATTCGATGCTTGCTGACGCACGGTTTTTTCTTTGGTGTCGCGCACGGCGCTGATCTCGCGAAAACTCAACCCTTTTAAAAGTAACATGGCGACCTGCTGCTCGCTTTGGCTAAGTTGCCAAGTGTGAAACTGCTGATAGATAAGTTCACTGTACTGGCTACGAGCCGCTTTCATTTGGCTCGATATATGCTCAAGCTCGGTATCGGTGC from Pseudoalteromonas sp. UG3-2 encodes the following:
- a CDS encoding helix-turn-helix transcriptional regulator, producing MKDIFIAILLGIIMVLNFFDVITDISLGVPTWHIIEESLMVCASAVGVVFLIIEIKRRTQHIEKLKLELARTDTELEHISSQMKAARSQYSELIYQQFHTWQLSQSEQQVAMLLLKGLSFREISAVRDTKEKTVRQQASNIYSKAQV